A genomic window from Lotus japonicus ecotype B-129 chromosome 1, LjGifu_v1.2 includes:
- the LOC130746263 gene encoding uncharacterized protein LOC130746263 yields MNNYKTKKVFLDQGSAADIIYGDAFDRLGLKESDLKPYRGTLVGFTGGRVSVRGYVEIPTAFGEGEFFKKFQLKYLVIASRANNNALLGRDTLNKLGAIISTSHLTIKYPACNGKIGILRVDQEAARGCYLKSVALYGKKAAKESHRITGIFTQEDLRPQPLEETKSVRVKDKILKIGSRLSKNQEDRLITLLGDNLDLFAWTINDVPGIDPSVITHKLGIRPGAKPVMQARRRMSEEKDKAVQVETNKLMKALFIREVQYPTWLANVVMFREANGKWRMCTDYTSLSKLEETWRCMLIVKSPMAGDHGEDLKEAFAQLRKYSMKLNLEKCSFGIQGGKFLGFMITSRGIEVNPDKCKAILDMKSLANV; encoded by the exons ATGAATAATTACAAAACTAAGAAAGTgttcttagaccagggatctgcTGCTGACATTATTTATGGTGATGCGTTCGATCGTTTGGGTCTTAAGGAGTCAGACCTAAAGCCTTATCGAGGAACTCTAGTAGGATTTACAGGCGGTCGAGTGAGCGTACGAGGTTATGTAGAAATCCCAACTGCCTTTGGCGAGGGAGAATTTTtcaagaaatttcaactcaAGTACCTTGTTATCGCGAGTCGGGCAAACAACAATGCCCTGCTTGGACGGGATACGCTCAACAAGTTGGGTGCAATAATCTCTACAAGTCATTTGACCATAAAATATCCAGCATGTAATGGAAAGATAGGAATTCTACGTGTTGATCAAGAAGCAGCAAGAGGATGTTACCTCAAAAGTGTGGCCCTCTATGGGAAGAAAGCCGCCAAAGAGAGTCATAGAATCACTGGAATTTTCACACAGGAAGATCTTCGCCCTCAGCCGCTGGAAGAAACAAAGTCAGTAAGAGTCAAGGACAAGATATTAAAAATTGGAAGTAGATTATCAAAAAATCAAGAAGACCGGTTGATCACCCTGTTGGGCGACAATTTGGATCTATTTGCCTGGACAATCAATGACGTACCTGGAATAGACCCAAGTGTAATCACTCATAAATTGGGCATACGCCCAGGAGCGAAACCAGTTATGCAGGCACGGCGGCGAATGAGTGAGGAGAAAGATAAGGCGGTGCAAGTAGAGACCAATAAACTTATGAAGGCTCTGTTTATTCGTGAAGTACAATATCCAACATGGCTAGCCAATGTTGTGATGTTCAGGGAGGCTAACGGAAAGTGGAGAATGTGTACCGATTATACGAGTTTGAGCAAA ttggaagaaacatggaggtgtATGTTGATTGTTAAGTCTCCAATGGCCGGGGATCATGGTGAAGATCTAAAGGAAGCCTTTGCTCAGTTAAGAAAGTACAGCATGAAATTGAATCTTGAAAAATGTTCCTTTGGAATTCAAGGGGGGAAGTTTTTAGGATTCATGATAACATCAAGGGGAATTGAAGTAAATCCAGACAAGTGCAAGGCGATTTTGGACATGAAAAGCCTAGCTAATGTCTGA